A part of Corynebacterium mustelae genomic DNA contains:
- a CDS encoding phosphoglyceromutase, whose product MANGKLILLRHGQSEWNASNQFTGWVDVNLTEKGEAEAKRGGQLLREAGILPEVVYTSLLRRAIRTANIALNEADRHWIPVIRDWRLNERHYGALQGLNKAETKEKYGDDQFMAWRRSYDTPPAAIEDDNEYSQANDVRYADLPQVPQTECLKDVVIRFVPYFEEEILPRVKNGETVLIAAHGNSLRALVKHLDGISDADIAELNIPTGIPLVYELDADGTVLNPGGTYLDPEAAAAGAAAVAAQGGK is encoded by the coding sequence ATGGCTAATGGAAAACTAATTCTCCTCCGTCATGGACAGAGTGAGTGGAATGCGTCTAATCAGTTCACCGGGTGGGTTGACGTTAACCTGACCGAGAAGGGCGAAGCCGAAGCCAAGCGGGGTGGGCAATTGCTGCGCGAAGCAGGGATTCTGCCTGAGGTTGTGTACACCTCGTTGCTGCGCCGGGCAATTCGCACCGCAAATATCGCATTGAATGAGGCAGACCGTCACTGGATCCCAGTGATCCGCGATTGGCGGCTCAATGAACGCCACTACGGCGCATTGCAGGGGCTGAATAAGGCAGAAACAAAGGAAAAGTACGGCGACGATCAGTTCATGGCATGGCGTCGTTCCTATGACACACCACCAGCAGCAATCGAGGATGATAACGAGTATTCACAGGCAAACGATGTGCGCTACGCAGACCTGCCGCAGGTACCGCAGACCGAATGTCTGAAGGACGTTGTGATTCGGTTCGTTCCATATTTCGAGGAAGAAATCCTGCCACGGGTCAAAAACGGCGAGACGGTTTTGATTGCGGCACACGGAAATTCGTTGCGGGCATTGGTTAAGCACCTGGACGGAATCTCAGATGCCGATATTGCTGAGCTGAACATCCCAACCGGTATCCCACTAGTGTACGAGCTTGATGCGGACGGCACAGTCCTTAACCCAGGCGGTACCTATCTGGATCCAGAGGCAGCAGCGGCAGGCGCAGCAGCCGTAGCGGCACAGGGCGGCAAATAA
- a CDS encoding ABC transporter ATP-binding protein has translation MTDSGVICLDSVSKTYPSSSEPAVSGLSFSVQANEIVCILGPNGSGKTTTIEMISGLLSPSSGRVTTLGVDPVKDRDTIRANVAVQPQHASLFENQTALEIVTFWRSLYSKGYDPTDVLGQLGLLECRNVRVSNLSGGQRQRVLLALALVSKPSMLILDEPSTGLDLNAKHELWNAIRLARENGATVLLSTHDMEEAEALNDKVALFSKGRLVAFDSSTTLISNHSATRVITAKLPNNIDPSQLSHLNNYGADVSCEIDSDGVANLKIKTSDSDSCFKALSNLHAFDIRINDTGLSGVFQKLTGSEWSNFDGDGIES, from the coding sequence GTGACCGATAGTGGTGTAATCTGCTTAGACTCTGTTTCTAAAACTTACCCCTCATCTTCTGAACCGGCTGTGTCAGGCTTAAGTTTTTCCGTACAAGCTAACGAAATCGTTTGCATCCTAGGTCCAAATGGTTCAGGCAAGACCACTACAATCGAAATGATTTCCGGTTTGCTCTCTCCGAGTTCAGGACGAGTCACAACATTGGGTGTCGATCCTGTTAAAGATCGTGACACCATAAGGGCGAATGTAGCGGTTCAGCCACAGCATGCTTCACTTTTTGAAAATCAGACAGCTCTGGAAATCGTCACTTTCTGGCGATCCTTGTATTCAAAAGGCTATGATCCCACTGACGTTCTTGGGCAACTCGGGTTACTTGAATGCCGTAACGTTCGCGTTTCCAACTTGTCTGGAGGACAGCGCCAAAGGGTGCTGTTAGCCCTCGCTTTGGTATCTAAGCCATCTATGTTGATTTTAGATGAGCCATCTACCGGGTTGGATCTAAATGCAAAACATGAGTTATGGAACGCGATACGACTAGCGCGCGAAAATGGTGCCACGGTCCTACTATCAACTCATGATATGGAAGAAGCAGAAGCACTTAACGATAAGGTTGCACTATTCTCAAAAGGACGCTTGGTGGCTTTTGATAGTTCAACAACATTAATTTCCAATCATTCAGCCACCCGTGTAATCACCGCAAAGTTGCCAAACAACATTGATCCCTCGCAATTATCTCACCTAAACAATTATGGGGCCGATGTCTCTTGTGAAATTGATTCGGACGGTGTAGCCAACCTCAAAATAAAAACTAGCGATAGTGATTCATGCTTTAAGGCCTTGTCCAATTTACATGCGTTTGATATCCGGATTAACGATACTGGCCTCTCAGGCGTCTTTCAAAAACTTACCGGCTCTGAATGGTCCAACTTCGACGGCGATGGAATTGAAAGTTGA